The following proteins are encoded in a genomic region of Colletotrichum higginsianum IMI 349063 chromosome 9, whole genome shotgun sequence:
- a CDS encoding Alkaline serine protease Alp1 → MKASSLLALLGAVVPALAANKYIIQLKPGTSPDAVTRHHNAVRSLLRRRDGSAEGTLDKTFRIGDDFNAYSGSFDDAALEAIAALDEVLAVELDQPILVDPTEAEQTLFSLSSESESSAASSSSSSFARRRALTTQPNSIWSLGDLSHRAAGSTEYVYDSTAGEGTTAYVFDTGIRLSHAEFEGRASFGINGVTGSTVSPGSNSDTDGHGTHVAATIVGKTYGVAKKAKVIDVKVFDGSTGSTSAILTGLDWAVKDIVSKGAQKKSVLNMSLSANNVAALDNAVLAAYRQGILTIVAAGNDNQPATTTSPARLPEAFTVGMTRPDRGRVNIIEGIYGSSYGPELDVFAPGQDIVSASHTSDTGTATKTGTSMAAPLVAGLVCYLRGLAGGFGTPKQVTDRILELAIPGVVGDPKNSPNLLVNNGSGR, encoded by the exons ATGAAggcctcctccctcctcgccctcctcgggGCCGTTGTGCCCGCCCTCGCGGCGAACAAGTACATCATCCAGCTCAAGCCCGGCACGAGccccgacgccgtcacgcGGCACCACAACGCCGTGCGCAGCCTCCTTCGGCGCCGCGACGGGTCCGCCGAGGGCACCCTCGACAAGACGTTCCGCATCGGCGACGACTTCAACGCCTACAGCGGCAgcttcgacgacgccgccctcgaggccatcgccgccctggacgaggtcctcgccgtcgagctcgaccagcccatcctcgtcgacccgaccgaggccgagcagaCGCTCTTCTCCCTGTCGTCGGAGTCGGAgtcgtccgccgcctcctcctcatcctcctcctttgcGCGCCGTCGCGCCCTGACGACGCAGCCGAACAGCATCTGGAGTCTCGGCGACCTGTCCCACCGCGCGGCCGGGTCGACCGAGTACGTCTACGACTCgacggccggcgagggcacgACGGCCTACGTCTTCGACACGGGCATCCGCCTGTCGCacgccgagttcgagggcCGCGCCAGCTTCGGCATCAACGGCGTCACCGGCTCGACCGTGTCGCCCGGGTCCAACTCGGACACGGACGGCCACGGCACCCACGTCGCGGCCACCATCGTCGGGAAGACGTACGGCgtcgccaagaaggccaaggtcaTCGACGTCAAGGTGTTTGACGGGTCGACG gGCTCCACCTCGGCCATCCTCACCGGCCTCGACTGGGCCGTCAAGGACATCGTCTCCAAGGGCGCCCAGAAGAAGTCGGTCCTCAACATGTCCCTCAGCGCGAAcaacgtcgccgccctcgacaacgccGTGCTCGCCGCCTACCGGCAGGGCATCctcaccatcgtcgccgcgggCAACGACAACCAGCCGGCCACCACGACGTCGCCCGCGAGGCTGCCCGAGGCCTTCACCGTCGGCATGACCCGCCCGGACCGCGGCCGCGTCAACATCATCGAGGGCATCTACGGCAGCAGCTACGGCCCGGAGCTCGACGTCTTCGCGCCGGGCCAGGACATCGTCAGCGCCAGCCACACCTCCGACACGGGCACCGCCACCAAGACGGGCACCAGCATGGCCGCGCCTCTCGTCGCGGGCCTCGTGTGCTACCTCCGGGGGCTGGCCGGCGGTTTCGGCACGCCGAAGCAGGTCACGGACCGgatcctcgagctcgccatccccggcgtcgtcggcgacccCAAGAACTCGCCGAACCTGCTGGTGAACAACGGAAGCGGGCGTTGA
- a CDS encoding Dienelactone hydrolase, which translates to MTETSSAKPEYLAQPPGPCCWAGTLHQGSPRGDVEDILGAPTYIVRPSDVKGSPRANGHVVLYFPDVWGLSVNARCLMDGLASAGYTALGIDYFRGDPISKYRASKDDPLPPGFDLGAWRAKHLAFATETVPRWAAAVRERFAAELRAETGTETRFACVGYCFGAPFVCDLLAGDDVVSAGAFAHPTALKEEHFTGLKKPLLLSCAENDHAFPPESRRKAVDVLQREGKVYHLQLFQGVGHGFAVKGDPSDPYQRWCKEQSLRAVVDWFDMWLVRSSS; encoded by the exons ATGACCGAGACCTCGTCCGCAAAGCCAGAGTACCTCGCACAACCCCCCGGGCCGTGCTGCTGGGCCGGCACCTTGCACCAAGGCAGCCcgcgcggcgacgtcgaggacatcCTCGGCGCGCCGACCTACATCGTGCGCCCCTCGGACGTCAAGGGGTCGCCCCGCGCCAACGGCCACGTCGTGCTCTACTTCCCCGACGTCTGGGGCCTCTCGGTCAACGCGCGGTGCCTCATGGACggcctcgcctcggccggctACACGGCGCTCGGCATCGACTACTTCCGCGGCGACCCCATCTCCAAGTACCGCGCCTCCAAGGACgacccgctgccgccgggcttcgacctcggcgcctgGCGCGCCAAGCACCTGGCCTTCGCGACCGAGACGGTGCCCCGgtgggccgccgccgtgagGGAGAGgttcgccgccgagctgcgcGCCGAGACGGGGACCGAGACCCGCTTCGCCTGCGTCGGGTACTGCTTCGGCGCGCCGTTCGTGTGCgacctgctcgccggcgacgacgtcgtgtCGGCGGGGGCGTTTGCCCACCCGACGGCGCTGAAGGAGGAGCATTTCACGGGGCTAAAGA AGCCCTTATTACTCTCGTGCGCCGAGAACGACCATGCGTTCCCCCCCGAGTCGCGGAGGAAGGCAGTCGATGTCCTGCAGAGAGAAGGCAAGGTTTATCACCTGCAGCTCTTCCAGGGCGTCGGCCACGGCTTCGCGGTCAAGGGAGACCCGTCGGACCCGTATCAAC GATGGTGCAAGGAGCAAAGTCTTCGCGCAGTAGTTGACTGGTTTGACATGTGGCTGGTCCGTAGTTCATCGTGA
- a CDS encoding Methyltransferase domain-containing protein, whose translation MSGARPADGDATTTTTTMTTTTDEPEGPGRLPSRSWPPDAIVGPHPPESFLRFRLSDLGLLDGDLDDDGNTEHEELYRGQHPAGTQDDGGNDSRSDRPSIDATEDGATFNDAASLFSIDDASVAGGRPPSLWSLETSDYENGFQQRHGRTYHPIGAFCGIYMGGGMRWKRWPLADLPGTEEYILPNDTTEQFRLDIQHLLWLATWDGRLCMCPKNESASRVLDVGTGTGVWAMAYADEHPEAIVRNRPNLSLFCDGGAWLTYICVQVTGVDISPIQPQAVAPNCFFEIYNVEGNWPWRTPHDFIFIRHMNTAFADWSETIEKAFRSLEPGGYIELQDNTFPIMSHEGTLPPNSAIAKWSSMLMESTRILGRPCDEPSRFRRLLEDAGFEAVVEIKRVWPIGPWAAGRRHVMTGALCQDTSIAGLEPSTLRLFTTVFGWTVEETKDFCREVEAEIRGQRLHAYFNV comes from the exons ATGTCTGGCGCAAGACCTGCAGATGGAGAtgcgaccaccaccaccaccaccatgaCAACCACTACGGATGAGCCGGAAGGCCCCGGCCGACTCCCGAGTCGTTCCTGGCCTCCCGATGCGATTGTCGGTCCGCATCCTCCGGAATCCTTCCTTCGGTTTCGTCTCTCAGACCTCGGCCTGTTAGATGgagatctcgacgacgacggtaaCACCGAACACGAGGAACTGTACCGGGGCCAGCATCCGGCCGGGACgcaagacgacggcggaaACGACTCACGATCCGACCGCCCCTCGATCGACGCAACGGAAGACGGCGCCACGTTCAACGACGCCGCATCTCTCTTTtccatcgacgacgcc TCCGTCGCAGGGGGCCGACCGCCCTCGCTGTGGTCCTTGGAGACCAGCGACTACGAGAACGGGTTCCAACAGCGACACGGCCGGACATACCACCCGATAGGTGCGTTCTGCGGGATCTACATGGGCGGTGGAATGAGGTGGAAGAGGTGGCCGCTTGCTGACCTGCCCGGGACAGAGGAGTACATCCTGCCAAACGACACA ACCGAGCAGTTCCGCCTTG ACATCCAACACCTTCTCTGGCTGGCCACTTGGGACGGACGGCTGTGCATGTGTCCCAAGAACGAGAGCGCCTCGCGGGTTCTTGATGTCGGGACCGGGACTGGCGTATGGGCCATGGCATatg CTGATGAACATCCCGAAGCAATCGTACGAAACCGACCTAACCTCTCCTTGTTTTGTGATGGCGGTGCGTGGCTAACATACATTTGCGTGCAGGTcaccggcgtcgacatcAGCCCGATTCAACCCCAAGC CGTTGCGCCCAACTGCTTCTTCGAGATCTACAACGTCGAGGGCAACTGGCCGTGGAGGACCCCCCAcgacttcatcttcatccgGCACATGAACACGGCCTTTGCCGACTGGAGCGAGACCATCGAAAAGGCCTTTAG GAGCCTCGAGCCCGGCGGCTACATCGAGCTGCAGGACAACACGTTCCCCATCATGAGCCACGAGGGCACCCTGCCGCCCAAcagcgccatcgccaagtGGTCGTCCATGCTGATGGAGAGCACGCGCATCCTGGGCCGGCCGTGCGACGAGCCCTCGCGGTTCCGACGactgctcgaggacgccggcttcgaggccgtcgtcgagatcaagAGGGTGTGGCCCATCGGGCCCTGGGCGGCCGGGCGGCGCCACGTCATGACGGGCGCGCTGTGCCAGGACACCTCCATCGCGGGGCTCGAGCCGTCGACGCTGCGGCTGTTCACCACCGTCTTTGGCTGGACCGTCGAGGAGACCAAGGACTTTTgccgcgaggtcgaggccgagatccgGGGCCAGCGGCTGCATGCCTACTTTAATGTgtga
- a CDS encoding Methyltransferase domain-containing protein, translating into MADVQEGQQRPEPVETIIQEPQDAEDDTYASSLDGASVQSDTDSLKSSIRDYRRENGRTYHSVSDGNMQHHCWQLTWDDKLCMSPKKDGANRVLDVGTGTGIWAMDYADDHPEALVIGVDLSPIQPEFLCLGEYGPKTPNGVLTDLNSVPPNCRFEIDDVEKEWTWQEPFDFIFARHMNACFASWEKFLKQAYDNLEPGGYIELQDNAFPILCGDGTLKPDDAMARWSTLMMEGTELIGRPITVPADFRRLLGEAGFEDVVEHRRVWPTSPWPKDEALRRLGFWTQACSLDGVEPGALALFTRVLGWTREEVLVFIAGVRNDFRNKDIHAYWNVYSVHGRKPLKKKPTPTPPPSAPLE; encoded by the exons ATGGCTGATGTTCAGGAAGGCCAGCAGCGCCCGGAGCCAGTGGAGACAATC ATACAGGAGCcccaggatgccgaggacgacaCTTACGCGTCTTCGTTGGACGGCGCG TCTGTACAGTCGGACACGGACTCTTTGAAGTCCAGCATCCGTGACTACCGGAGAGAAAACGGGCGCACGTATCACAGCGTCAGCGATGGAA ACATGCAACATCACTGCTGGCAGCTGACCTGGGACGACAAGCTCTGCATGAGCCCGAAGAAGGACGGCGCCAACCGCGTCCTGGACGTCGGGACGGGAACAGGCATCTGGGCCATGGACTACG CGGACGACCACCCCGAAGCACTG GTCATCGGTGTCGACCTGAGCCCCATCCAGCCAGAGTT CCTTTGTCTGGGAGAATATGGCCCCAAAACACCCAATGGAGTGCTTACGGATCTGAACAGCGTGCCGCCGAACTGCCGGTTCGagatcgacgacgtcgagaaggagtGGACGTGGCAGGAGCCCTTTGACTTTATCTTTGCGAGACACATGAATGCGTGCTTCGCCAGCTGGGAGAAGTTTCTCAAACAGGCCTACGA CAACCTCGAGCCCGGCGGCTACATCGAACTCCAGGACAACGCGTTCCCCATCCtctgcggcgacggcaccctCAAGCCGGACGACGCCATGGCGCGCTGGTCGACGCTGATGATGGAGGGGACGGAGCTCATCGGGCGCCCCATCACCGTGCCGGCCGActtccgccgcctcctcggcgaggccgggttcgaggacgtcgtcgagcacaGGCGCGTGTGGCCGACGAGCCCGTGGCCCAAGGACGAGGCCCTCCGCAGGCTCGGCTTCTGGACGCAGGCCTgcagcctcgacggcgtcgagccggGCGCGCTCGCGCTCTTCACGCGCGTCCTGGGGTGGACGCGGGAGGAGGTGCTCGTCTTCATTGCCGGCGTGCGCAACGACTTCCGGAACAAGGACATCCACGCCTACTGGAACGT ATACTCCGTCCACGGACGAAAGccgctgaagaagaagcctaCGCCTACTCCTCCACCTTCCGCCCCTTTGGAGTGA
- a CDS encoding Ankyrin repeat protein: MGSRTAKATYIDRNPERKISTSATVPHHVARRAYRRPNHIDARRPRVTCRRFLNSRTHHTSGSPWQPPSSPPPPSPSPCRLQRFHSSTLHLPILVHSACSHPSRLCLVRLCLVRLASVSLRFPRLLHAVTCSSLLSSSFSLTRWLGVRIIPATVSTAIGCTVNMASLSLLGLNLRLADIDENLKSHPAALSWHDSSFCGSAASANHDLLDDAPCFAYAEVFESGDVFEAVSPGSGIYLPLHSSPAPLPAFAVSKCRLSKTIRIEVRSLTLLQSLAIAMPSPFDFHSILSNYTTLKSHLQHLETISPSHPSTVELRLLVRDLLLDTALYAGIGTDKYRSSGHLSLGQLHDMHQRSVDAGLDDLDACFSLGLLPDVLDDAFLEALASRFTELALAGDMTALHDLCEPVVRSGEVEWQTNPDLLLELLDGGRLDIYRYVLDLASRTRDKPADQSGLSLRDITHDPLHVAIRLGHVQQVDSLLQQRTSFLGVHHGNLMEDGVEHVVLTPLSAAVYWGQAEIVRLILSRNVFPDGLREAVAMAVSKADNAIMEIMLSFGVMDISETLAPGNNTFESFADLSLLDQAGAGDVASVPPSGVQSADRQLRDRAAIGPEEPVRRKPSRNRRRVLGQGLVSCIHALCSQLRDVCTCSDHAEVRDLAGQYVSAHKVWDRGLAAFRGLMQDSPPSTLAEVVDSLLAANAIYLTLFPHDETLFFQFLNDLDRWRSILPASSQFLFDDLALRMWAYTPSGEVPSEHEPDNLLHFGDLVHNLILLEKRKESVPLRTPTSGSRLVAVQRIFENQETHSGSSQAQAIPGSSQSCQGSSHARSSTQRDELSWSEFLHMEHFEGTASTQAGPSSTDVEVWEDLLPATMLLLVSVAFSIVLAFILDLHSVPGRSAVGIFASTLPGYARCCALVMAYLEIYGIPVRTSPVDPGSARQPSASQSSPYASDALITPSSSFSSLSTLGARRNLSSSSISSMGSVATSPASRSTSREHRNRGDRLPCLTPQCAKMFSSVSNRNKHLREGCAFTREKRQGFQCRNGPCGRVLTTKWYRDTHERERCRFRRGMDYLVSPSRMLDRADETRWLRKLEERNMQSYVLTASLAMLCLCLYLSYVPAERYRCRRRKWGHPELQAGVRPKT; this comes from the exons ATGGGAAGCAGGACGGCCAAGGCTACATACATTGACCGCAATCCGGAACGAAAGATCAGCACCTCTGCCACTGTGCCGCATCACGTTGCTCGACGCGCATACCGACGGCCCAACCACATCGACGCCCGGCGCCCCCGCGTGACCTGCCGCCGATTCCTAAATTCGAGGACCCACCACACCTCCGGGTCTCCCTGGCAGCCtccgtcttctccgccgccgccgtcgccttcgccttgTCGCCTCCAAAGATTCCATTCATCAACACTACATCTCCCAATCCTCGTCCACAGTGCTTGTTCTCATCCATCTCGTCTCTGTCTAGTTCGTCTCTGTCTAGTCCGTCTCGCTTCGGTCTCGCTTCGCTTTCCCCGTTTACTACATGCTGTAACATGTTcatctctcctctcctcctccttctcccttACCCGTTGGCTTGGCGTGAGAATCATCCCGGCCACCGTCTCGACAGCGATCGGCTGTACCGTAAATATGGCTTCCTTGTCACTCCTCGgcctcaacctgcgcctcgccgacatcgacgagaacctcaagTCTCACCCGGCCGCGCTTTCGTGGCACGATTCCAGTTTCTGTGGAAGTGCCGCATCCGCGAACCACGATCTGCTTGACGATGCACCCTGCTTCGCCTACGCTGAAGTGTTTGAAAG CGGTGATGTTTTCGAGGCCGTTTCGCCCGGCTCGGGCATCTACCTCCCCCTTCACTCCTCGCCTGCTCCTCTGCCGGCATTCGCCGTCTCCAAGTGCCGCCTTTCCAAGACTATTCGAATAGAGGTCCGGAGCTTGACCCTGTTGCAGTCGCTCGCCATCGCTATGCCCTCGCCCTTTGACTTCCATTCCATCCTCTCCAACTACACGACGCTCAAGTCCCACCTGCAACACCTCGAAACCATTTCACcctcccatccatccaccgTTGAGCTTCGCTTACTCGTTCGcgatctccttctcgacaCCGCCCTGTATGCGGGCATCGGCACCGACAAGTATCGGTCGAGCGGCCACCTGTCTCTCGGCCAGTTGCACGACATGCACCAACGCagcgtcgatgccggcctggacgacctcgacgcctgcttctctctcggcctcctgcCCGACGTGCTGGACGACGCTTTCCTCGAGGCGTTGGCTTCCAGGTTCACCGAGCTGGCACTCGCCGGGGACATGACCGCCTTGCATGATCTTTGCGAGCCCGTCGTCCGCTCTGGCGAAGTCGAGTGGCAGACGAACCCCGATCTACTCCTggagctgctcgacggcggacGGCTGGACATCTACCGTTAcgttctcgacctcgcctcGCGAACGAGGGACAAGCCTGCGGACCAAAGCGGGCTGTCCCTGCGAGACATCACGCACGACCCGCTCCACGTCGCCATCCGGCTTGGTCATGTCCAGCAAGTCGACAGCCTCCTCCAACAGCGCACGTCATTCCTCGGTGTCCACCACGGCAACTTGatggaagacggcgtcgaacACGTTGTTCTGACCCCTCTTTCTGCGGCTGTGTATTGGGGGCAAGCCGAAATAGTTCGGTTGATACTGTCCAGAAACGTCTTCCCCGACGGGCTGAGAGAAGCCGTTGCTATGGCAGTCTCCAAAGCGGACAACGCCATCATGGAAATCATGCTCTCCTTCGGTGTCATGGACATTTCAGAGACACTCGCGCCGGGCAATAATACGTTCGAATCATTCGCAGACCTTAGCCTCCTGGATCAAGCAGGAGCTGGAGATGTCGCTTCAGTCCCGCCGTCTGGTGTCCAGAGCGCAGATCGTCAGCTTCGAGATCGGGCGGCCATCGGTCCCGAGGAGCCCGTTCGGCGTAAACCCTCCCGAAACCGTCGTAGGGTCCTGGGACAGGGACTGGTGTCGTGTATACACGCGCTATGCTCACAGCTTCGTGATGTCTGTACCTGCTCTGACCACGCCGAGGTTAGAGACCTTGCTGGCCAATATGTCTCAGCGCACAAAGTATGGGACCGTGGTCTGGCTGCCTTTCGTGGTCTGATGCAAGACAGCCCGCCGTCGACTCTGGCAGAGGTTGTCGACTCACTTTTAGCAGCCAACGCCATCTACCTAACTCTCTTTCCACACGACGAGACCCTCTTTTTCCA ATTCCTCAACGACCTCGACCGCTGGCGTTCGATCCTGCCGGCTTCCTCGCAATTCCTTTTTGACGATCTAGCGCTCCGCATGTGGGCATACACTCCTTCGGGCGAAGTGCCGTCGGAACATGAACCCGACAACCTCTTACACTTTGGGGACTTGGTACATAATCTGATACTGCTCGAGAAGCGCAAGGAATCCGTGCCTTTGAGAACACCCACCTCTGGAAGCAGACTTGTCGCCGTCCAGAGAATCTTTGAGAACCAGGAGACTCATTCAGGCTCCAGCCAGGCCCAGGCGATCCCTGGCAGCTCACAGTCGTGTCAAGGCTCTTCCCATGCTAGGTCTTCGACACAGCGTGACGAACTGTCATGGTCGGAATTTCTACACATGGAACACTTTGAGGGTACGGCTTCGACACAGGCGGGCCCATCGTCGACTGATGTTGAAGTCTGGGAAGACCTGCTGCCAGCCACGATGCTACTACTCGTCTCAGTGGCCTTTTCGATCGTGCTCGCATTTATCTTGG ATCTTCATTCTGTACCCGGACGATCTGCGGTTGGCATCTTCGCCTCGACGCTACCTGGCTACGCCCGCTGCTGCGCGCTCGTGATGGCATATCTCGAGATCTATGGCATCCCGGTCCGTACTTCTCCTGTTGATCCCGGTTCAGCAAGGCAACCGTCCGCGTCGCAATCCTCTCCATACGCATCGGACGCATTGATCACTCCATCGAGCAGCTTCTCATCCCTGAGCACGCTTGGTGCGCGCCGGAACTTGTCTTCTTCCAGCATCAG CAGCATGGGAAGCGTCGCCACTTCACCGGCCTCACGCTCAACCTCGCGCGAGCACCGAAACCGGGGAGACAGGCTCCCGTGCTTGACGCCACAGTGCGCCAAGATGTTCTCGAGCGTTAGCAACCGTAACAAGCATCTCCGCGAGGGGTGCGCCTTCACCCGGGAGAAGCGCCAGGGGTTCCAGTGCAGGAACGGGCCCTGCGGCAGGGTTTTGACGACCAAGTGGTACCGGGACACCCACGAGAGAGAACGGTGTCGTTTTCGCCGGG GTATGGACTACCTGGTAAGCCCTTCTCGCATGTTGGACCGAGCCGATGAGACGAGGTGGCTGAGAAAACTAGAGGAGCGAAACATGCAGAGCTATGTATTGACGGCATCGCTTGCGATGCTGTGTCTATGCCTGTACCTCAGTTACGTACCGGCTGAGCGGTaccgctgccggcgccggaagTGGGGTCACCCGGAGCTGCAGGCCGGCGTTCGTCCCAAGACCTGA
- a CDS encoding DNA primase large subunit, protein MLRQDYNRIDPKRRNVVDYRKKQFASPAYKEAEYPYRLNFYADAPTADITLEQFEQWAIDRLRILAELEACAFRNKSPQEVANHMKPLLDKYLPLESNSSHSPKLFAQRQKDHYSHFILRLAFARTEDLRRRFTRVETMLFRLRLNSDDQNERSAFVRSLDLDWWEAVTDDEKRDYASELAAMSRGWGKTASTDDDTWFKVDWDRVPELVEQRKVFLKAGKAFVPGREQASMVIGEFVSRLERQLELTARALPRLDEDDRLTPILDHLSKNFITPDSSYSSNTAAPAGAEITARNIDNLAQHFPACMSHLHRSLRRDAHLKHYGRLQYTLFLKGIGLNLEECLVFWRQGFRNITDDTFNKEYRYNVRHVYGDVGGDSNRRGGGYSPFSCQKILTEHPPGAGEAHGCPYRHFNLENLTTLVQAMGVSDRATLQGVKEDKDNQKFHMACNRVFEHLHKQELKKAKDEGVFTSAQLETIVHPNEYFKRSYLLKNLGKTADVKMEG, encoded by the exons ATGCTGCGGCAAGACTATAATCGTATCGACCCCAAGCGGCGCAATGTCGTCGACTACCGCAAGAAACAGTTCGCCTCCCCCGCCTACAAGGAGGCCGAATACCCGTACCGCCTCAACTTCTATGCCGATGCGCCCACCGCCGACATCACCCTCGAACAGTTCGAGCAATGGGCCATTGACAGGTTGCGGA tcctcgccgagctcgaagcCTGCGCATTCCGCAACAAGTCCCCCCAGGAGGTCGCAAACCACATGAAGCCGCTCCTCGACAAGTACCTGCCCCTCGAGTCCAACAGTTCTCACTCGCCCAAGCTCTTCGCCCAACGCCAAAAGGACCACTACAGCCACTTCATCCTGCGCCTGGCCTTTGCCCGCACCGAGgacctccgccgccgcttcaCCCGCGTCGAGACCATGCTCTTCCGCCTGCGCCTCAACAGCGACGACCAGAACGAGCGATCCGCTTTCGTCCGcagcctcgacctcgactgGTGGGAAGCCGtgacggacgacgagaagcGCGACTACGCCTCCGAGCTGGCCGCCATGTCGCGCGGCTGGGGCAAGACGGCCtcgaccgacgacgacacatGGTTCAAGGTCGACTGGGACCGCGTGCCGGAACTGGTCGAGCAGCGCAAGGTCTTTctcaaggccggcaaggctTTCGTCCCAGGCAGAGAACAGGCCAGCATGGTCATTGGCGAGTTCGTCTCGCGCCTAGAGAGGCAGCTCGAG CTCACGGCACGCGCGCTCCCGcgactcgacgaggacgaccgCCTCACGCCCATCCTCGACCACCTCTCCAAGAACTTCATCACCCCCGACAGCTCCTACAGCTCCAACACGGCGgccccggccggcgccgagatcaCGGCGCGCAacatcgacaacctcgcGCAGCACTTCCCCGCCTGCATGTCGCACCTCCACCGCTCGCTGCGCCGCGACGCCCATCTGAAGCACTACGGCCGCCTGCAGTACACGCTCTTCCTCAAGGGCATCGGCCTGAACCTCGAGGAGTGCCTGGTGTTCTGGAGGCAAGGGTTCCGCAACATCACCGACGACACCTTCAACAAGGAGTACCGCTACAACGTCCGCCACGTCtacggcgacgtcggcggcgactcgaaccgccgcggcggcggctacaGCCCCTTTAGCTGCCAGAAGATCCTCACCGAGCACccgcccggcgccggcgaggcccaCGGCTGTCCCTACCGCCACTTCAACCTCGAGAACCTGACGACCCTGGTCCAGGCCATGGGAGTCAGTGACCGGGCCACGCTGCAGGGGGTTaaggaggacaaggacaacCAAAAGTTCCACATGGCGTGCAACCG CGTGTTTGAGCATTTGCACAAGCAGGAGCTCAAAAAAGCaaaggacgagggcgtcttTACGTCGGCTCAGCTCGAGACCATCGTCCACCCCAACGAATACTTCAAGCGCAGCTATCTCCTCAAGAACCTCGGCAAGACTGCCGACGTTAAGATGGAGGGGTGA